Within the Gossypium raimondii isolate GPD5lz chromosome 12, ASM2569854v1, whole genome shotgun sequence genome, the region tcctaaaccctaatttaattgatttttttctttaaaaaccataaacacgaaacctaattcaattttgaaaattttataattaatttaattaataaaccctaatcccttatttatttaattttttctttaaaaccttaaacataaaaaccccaaaaccctaaccctaaaccaaaaacccaaaaccctaacaaGAGACATGGGCAAAATGCGTCCTTGAGGGCGCGTTTTtctgtccacgtggacaaaacGCTcccttgaggaagcgttttcctgCCTCGTCACCTGACAAcgcgctgatgtggacgcgatttcgggaaTTTGGGCCATTccggtaattaattttttatcgggcccatttcagtaattttttaaaaatggcttttattggtattttgcccagataaaaattatattatccctaAAATAAATACATGCATAAGTAAACAATTGGGCTTTGGGCCTTTCCTATAAATAAATGTCAAAGTAAACTTTCggttagatttaatttcataatttaattttgttttagattttttttatattagttttgagtttcaacaataaattttgatattatttgataaaattttgaaaaataaaatttaaagtaaataaaaatgatcaattaactcattttttaaaaatctgtgttattttgttatttaaatataaaatatttattcttatatcataattttaataataaaaatttcagtTTAGATAACATCGACTTTCAACTTGCAAACacaaaattgtataaatatcaTTGATTCGATTTGTGAgatatatatttctttcaacCCTATAATAAATAGTACCATTAACTCATGCAACAAAGCAAGGCTggcattaattaacttaaaactaCCCTTTTGGCTTTTCTAggaaaaaatttatatgatataatCACGAGTGTATTCGTCTATTTcgtgatttaaatttaattttatttagattaatgtGATATTTAAGTAAAGCTCTTTTAATAGTGATGATTACAACGAATTCACTTGATAAATATTTAGAGAAAAAATTCACTACCACTTTTTCAATTATCTACTAATGTTTTTGTCTATTTCGTGGTTTAAACTTTTTCCAATCACTTttcaaattctattattttgatTGTGCATCTATtctactaaatttatttaaatataaaagatataaatatccttaaaattataatttttaatctaaaaaatatgtCTTTTGATAATTTACTAATTGAGTTGGGACCAGTTGATGATTGACACCAATTTAGTCAATCCCTTAATATATAGTatagatatttaaattattgattgttATTATATGGTTTTAGTTAGGGCATtcgttattcaattttaattgaattaacttaCCAAAATTCGATTTAGTTTGATTATTTaatcaatcattaaaaatcaaaatttaaattattggttaatttatttcaattaataaaattaatcaaattagttaatattttaatattatttttggttattgGTTAGAACTAATAATCGTTTTAactcttatttattttagactTTTAACATGTTATAATTccatatttgataattattaccattttttatattttagttttttgaagtattatatatatttttatagttaatcaATAATCATCGAtgagtaaaaaatataatttagattCAAATCAATCTAACGATCAAAGTGAAGaaagttatttgaattttagttcacAAATTGTAATgttcaaaattgtttcatgaTCGAAACTTAACtgtaaaagacaaaaaataaataaataaaaagaaagagagagagcgAACTTTTAATTGGTGTAAACGGTGTGAACAAAAAATATCATACgacaaaaataacttaaatgaaagctttcaaataatcaaatggctatttttgtaactttttaaaacttagataaccaaaatgtaaactaGATATAAGTTAGCTTTGATTAAGAGTAAATTTCagtttaattaatgattaatgCATTTTAACCGAATCCATTTCAACACCCCTGATTTCAGAACATCCACATACATGCAAAAGGAAATACTATTTGTCCAAAGGttaactcaaaatattaaaagaaaagctaTGAAATTgctataaaaaaaaagagagagacaGCAACAAGATGAACGAGGCAAAGACCAATGGGTGTTTTGTTTTTGAGGAAGAGCTTTAAAACTTTAAGGACTGACCAATTCCAGTTGCTGTTTTTCCTTTAGTCGTGCACACGGAGTTCATTGAAACCGTGAACCTCTACGGCTGCGATGGAGTAGGGGACGTCGGAGGCTTAAAATCGGGATACtgcaaacataaagaaatcGAAAAACCGATAAAACCTAAGCCGTTTGATGTTTTCCCACGGCGAAGAAAGATAGCAACCATTTCTATTACAAAGCATTAATGTACAACAATATCAAGCGTAAATTGAAAACTGGCATTACCGAAGGATACGGTGAAAGCGGTCTCGGAGTCCCTGAGCTTCCTTTTGCTCTGGATTCTGATTCGGGTACTGCATTAATTTGGGGAGGCGGTTCTGCCGATACTTCGCTTTTAGGCTCTGGGTTTGCCTCTGTAGGTGCCGGAAGAGCCTTGCTAGTTGTAGTTGTTGGTATTAAGGCCACCCCTATTTGCTGCATTCAAAGGCAAATCCAAATATAAGAGAAATTGGCTATGTtgcttcaactcttcaaggctttttttaaaatacccgagtttgacatgtgtttttTATATGACCATGTCGACCTTCTACTATATCCATGTTCAAGCAACATAGCATTTCAGAGACAAGTAGTTTTAGGTTTAAGCGATGTAATTTATTTCTACAGCCAGAATAGATTTCACTTGTCGAGAAATCGAACTTGCTTATCAGATAAATAAAGCATATATCGAGGTCAGATACCTTTATATCGTCGACAAGCTCATTAGGAGCCACTTTTGTGCTTAAGAATTCATCGACTTGTTGAAGTGTTTTCTTTCGGTCCTGTTAGAAATAGCAGCAGGTTAGTTGAATCATTATGTTTAGGCCTTTGGTATAAAGACCAGAACTTTTGGTAGTCCATTCAAAGAAAGCCACAAAATACttgattttcaatcaaatttatgaaaaagaacGAACAAGTGAACGGGAGACCATGGCGACTTACCTCTGCAAACAGGAGCTTCTTGCTTAGAAGCTGAATGATAGCAGCAGAGCCTAAAACTTGAAGTATTGTTTCTATCTGAAGATGATGGGAGAAAACTAGGGAGTTAAAAACCGTATTTGCGCggacttttcctttttctttaaatacTCGTGTGCAACATAGTTTTGGACATAAATACAAGGACATTATCCTCTAAAGTAGCTCCGAACATACTGATGACGGACATTGTTCAAAAACCATACCTCTGAAAATGCTAATAAGCCTAATCCGGTAGCTGCAGCGATCCCTAGTGTAACAGACAAGCCATCCGATTCATCCTGTGTATTATCGCAAAAAATGTTACTATAAAACCACAAAGATGCATACATTTCATGCGTCGTGTTGTTGTTTCCGaaacaaaagaaatgaatatgCATACCCCGAAAGCACCACTTAATGTTTCCGTCAAGTTGCTAAGGTCGAGACCTTTCTTCGGTGGTATCCATGGAAGACCGCTATTCTGCAAAATTGCAATCAATGTGATAGGATGCAatttcaaaagaacaaaaaatgatTTGAACCGGCAAATACCATCCATCCTTGTGGCCCTTCCGCGCCGTCTTTGATTGCATATGCAGCTTTGAATCCATTCACGGTGACCAATTCCGCAACCAGCTCAGAGTTCCCATTGAATCTGGGCTTTCAACACAAATTTAACAACACTAGGATTTAAGAGAGGGCAAGAGACCATGTTCATTTATAGTATAATCCATTTCATATCAGATATAGAGATATTATCAATCAGAATGGATGGTGGACGAATATATGTCTAACCAACTACAATGTATAACCCAACCAATACAAAACATAGCGGACAAAGAACCGGACAAAACCTGCGAATAACATACGTACATGGTGAAACTGAGACCCACACAGGACTCGAAATTGGATACCCAGAGCCTCTGCCTTAATCAACAAGCCAAGGCTTCATTGGCATCACCTTGGTGAAATTGAAGCAATAGCAATGGAGATAAACAATGAATTCTTAACTAATTATAATTATAGCAATGTCATAAGCATATAATTGGATTTAGCAACAACGAAATACGATCATATTGATTGACAATTACAGAAACAATGCATCTGAATCACTATAAGCAGAAATTAATCATTACAAAACACCAATCAAATCACTGAAAGCAGAATTAATCACTAAAACTGGCCACTTAAGATCCCAAGACCTCAACGGCATAAATgctggtaaaagtaccatgaaggcCTATATATTTAGAGTTAGATTGAATTTTGtccctttactcaaaaaatgagtaaattggttctttctattaaaaatttcttccatttgtactattaaaaactagtgtGGATAATAGAATTACCATATAGTGACACGCGACATGCCATGTATACCTCGTGCTGACTTACAGGtaccaatttttaacagaatgactaatttgctctttgatctaacatacaaggactaatttacccatttattgAGTAGAGGAGACAAAATACAATACGACTTCCAATACAAAAGTCTCAATGATACTTCTACCGCTAGGaagttatatgtatatatatatatatacaaattacaTAGGCATAGGGTTAAAAAATCTTACTTGTCGATAAACAAGGTGAATTGGAGCAATGGCAATGGAGATAAACAATGGGTTCATAACAAATTATAATCACAGCAATGTCATAAGCATATACTTGGATTTAGAAACAACGAAATACGATCATATTGAttgacaattaaaaaaaaacaatgcaTCTGAATCATTATATGCAGAAATTAATCGATAATATGGAGGCCTTTTATACTGTACCGGATTGTATTTTGCcctctttactaaaaaaataaataaattagtatttGCAAGATAAGATCAAAGAACAAACTgatccttttgttaaaaatccCATTTATTTTTACTGATATAAACATGTCCATGTCCAACTGTATGAACTACCTATGACAAGTCAAGTGTAACTGTCCAATTATTTTTTAGTCatgtcaattttataaattcttttaaaagaaaatttgttatTCGAACTAACATACTAATTTgtcatttttaagtaaaaaaaatgcaattGGACTGTAAcatatttttaccaaattaattattacaaaacaCCAATCAAATCACTATAAGCTCTCAATGGCATAACCAGTGGATTCTTAACTAATTATAATTCTAGCAATATAATTCATGCCAAAAATGCTAGGAAGtcatatatgtgtgtatatgtatatatatatacaaaggcATGGGGTTAAAAATCTTACTTGTCTATGATAAACAAAGTGGTATTTTCCGGTTCCTTGAATTTCAAATCCAGTTTTTTCAAGAACCCAAGCTTGTCTTCACCATTAAAGGCAATTGATACAGGTTTCTTCCCAAAACCCTTTATATCAGGGCTGCCAACATCTTTAAACTCCTTGGGTCCTCTGATATCCAGCAACTGAGCATTAGGATCCTCACCCAGCTTACCATACGCACTCCTCGCGGTTTCAATTCCCCATGGTTTAGAACCCTTCAACACCTGAGACAAGATCAATGGAACCGCCAAAGCAACGGCACCACCGGCTACCACCGTGGGGTTATCGGATATGAAATTGACGACACTATCAAGAACCCCATCGGAGGAAAAGCTAGTTGTCGTCTGCTGTAGTGCTTCGTCGTATGATAAAGCTTTAGCTAAAGTAGTGGGGAAGACTGAAGATAATACAACTATACCCCCATGTAGAGCCGCCGGTGGGGTCTTGATGAAAGCTGGTGGAGCTTTGGGCGGTGAAGCAAATGATGCTGATGATGATGGGaaatttttgggtttgtaaaGAACTGAGAGTAGCGTAAAGGGTGATGGGTGGAGGACCTTCATGGCATAATTTTATAGTtgtcaaagatatggtggaaaAGCTTGAaccatggacaaaaatggaggGTTTgttgagcttttttttttttttttggtgagctTTGGGTGCTGGAAGGTACTGGAGTGGACTGAAATATGAGATCGATGCCATTTATTGCATGACACATTGGAAGTGAAATCAAAGGAGCTTTTTTGATCATGTCCTTTAGCTTGGACATTTTTGGTCTTTGATCCCATTTGTGTGGTTGACAATTCTCTTGTAGAGAAACTCAATAGTACATCTGCAATACattggatttatttttttacaacagATGTTCGTACTGTTGCAACAATTGTACTAGTACATTAGTGAGGGTTTCAATGTCAATGTGAGATTTGTTAGGGGGACAAAAATGAAATTTCCGCATTTTAAACAacgaaagaaacaaaaaaggttAATTTCTTCAGATGTGCTCAAACCATGactcaaattttatattggtacttaaatttcaaaaaccaTCTAATTAGGGTTCTCAATATTAATACCCCTCAAAACCTGTTGTCCACTTAGTCATTAGTTTGGTCGCTAAATGGCAACTTCAATATGACACGGAGCATATTGGTAAATTGCACTTTACTCCctttattcaaaaaatgaataaattaatccctgtaaattatataaaagagcaaattgatctttGTACATCAAAATAAAGTACATATGCTAACTAATTATTCTACCAATCACATTagttttaatagtagaaatggatgaaatttttaacaaaaattactaGTTTGCTCTTTAACCTAATATCTGAGTCCGATTTGtctatttttaagtaaaagagACAAAATACAATCCAACTTCTAATACAGAGACTTCCATAGTTCTTTTACCAAAGTATATCATAAACACTCGCGTAACTACACAGATGGCTTAAATTCAacataataaaagaataattctTCTGTTTTAAATTTGCTCTAAATCATATCCAAACCGCTAATTAATGCTTAAATTCTCTGCTAAGCTAACAAAAAcatcttattaatataatactaaaactttgaaaatacaattaagacattttaaaatttatggacgaatttagaattaaaacaGTAGTTTAGGAACATGATGCAATTAACCCAAAAAAACTCATGTATGTGCTGGTCATAGATTGATTATATATCGGTGTCTGATTTGTCCAGTTACGGTTCAAACAATTACAAGTGGACCCAAAGTTGAAAATAAGTCCAATAATCAGTCAATTTCGATGTTGAAGctttaaaacattgttttatATCTGgatctttaaaccaaaaatcaCACCTTCTGGCCCAGATAAGGAGAGAACGAAAGCTAACGAAAGGCCTTTTTCTTTAGGGATAAACTTGGCAACATATTCCAATTTAATTCctgaatttttttatccatATTAGTCTCGAAATTTAACAACTTTTCTAATTTGACCCCTAAACttaaattccattaaaatatGATGACATAgcactttaaaattatatcatgtcttgaaaattttttaaattttatataaaattttaaaaatacaaaattttattaaaatattatcttttttgAATCCAGTGATGAAATGACACTATCAAAATAACACATCACCATAACTTACTGGAATCCATGCTCCGGGACCAAATCAAAAAAGGCTGTTAAATTCCATGACTAATGTGGacccaaaaaaaattcagagatcaaaatgaaaaaagttaAAGTTCAGGGATTAAATGTTACTTTATCCcttttatttatggtttttgGCTCAGACTAAGATCAAAGCTGGATGGATATACAAGAACGaccatattttcttttgaaatggCATTTGCCGTTGAATGCCATAAGGTCAAGGTCTAATTATGACCTCACTTCCTGTACTTTTCGAAAAATTAATGTCTCtgcttttaatttcatcatgAACTTAAGTCACTCTCCatatctaatttaaaaattaaagtctaaTTGATAACACTGTTAATTAATTGTCAATTGGACTTTAATTTCTAAATCAAACAAATAGAACTAAAATGCGGGAATCAAAAGCAGACggcataaatttcaaaattcaggaaTAGTACAGGGACTGGGGCAAATTTAAAGCTAAATCAAATTACACTCAAACCTCTTGGAGAAAACATAAAATGGTGGGTGCAACTGTGCAAAATAGACAAATACCAAAGAAATAGagtgaagagaaaaaaaaaatttcttgaaaattctaATTTCAGCACATATGGCATGAAACCAGAATCATGTGTTGCAACAAAAGTGGAATGATCATAGAAGATCAAAGAAGTAATCCAAACCTTGTCCGATTTCCCATATCGAAATGCCGGTTCCCCAGAATCGAGCTTCCTCTAGCCGCATGTAAATCGACATCAACGAAGGGTAGAACACCGCATGTCTGACATTGTTATCATCGAAATAAACGAAAAAATGCTCTCCACTGTTCTTTTCCCATTGTAGTTGAGGCCTATGTTTTTCCAACAATGAGAGGTAATCTCTACCAAGGATAGCTCCAGCACCACCAGAACCTGCTCAATGTTTAATAGAAGCCTATAAAGTCGCATGCAGAACTTGGTCCTCTTTCAACAAGCCATTGAAAATACATCGCTAATATTATAggatagggtaaactacacccaagtTTCTAAACTACATaactttacattttggtcactcaacttcaaaaagttaaaaattggtTATTGAACtcttcgaaagtttttatttaagtcactgggctgttaagtttttctttttaagtccGGCTAACGAGCTTCAAGAGACAATTCGATGATCGGTATGGTGAATCAGTACCCATcgacgagtagaagaacatatcttagatccaagtcaatCTGACAGTCAATATCAAAGGTTGGAAAAAAAAGCTATTTGGATTTTGGTACACAGATTAATGACATGCAAaactatttcataaaaaaatcaaattgtagAAAAGAAGAGGAAGGAAAGCTTTCGATAGGTGCAAGTTGTACAAACAGAGAAAGCCatacaacaatgattttaacagcctaatgacttaaatgaaaacttttgaataattcattgaccattttgtaactttttgaaattaagtgactaaaacgtaaacttactatagtttaatgaccttggatgtaatttaccctataaGATATCATGGAAGGATTAGCTAATGAGTCAATTATCAAGGTCACATATTTGTTAAGATCACTAGGTCTTAGGCATATGATTATAGTCTAGACGGTCTAAACAACGGAAGGGGGGTTCAAAATCAGCTTAAGAAATAtgggagaagaaaatgaaataccTTCTGAAAGGATAAAATCATTGCCATAAAAATTGATGCCAAGAAATATCTTTGGAGCCAATCTCTGAGCATTGTTACCCGTGGAACCAAGAAGCAGCCGTAAGGTAAAGCGTATCCAGTTGAGAGGTGCATTTGGACCAGGATTATTAGGAGCCGAGAAGTCATAGGTCATAAGTGAAAAACCATCTACAGAACCACTCAAGCTCTGAAGATCAGCTGGTCCAAAATCATGCTGCTGGAGCGCATCTGAATGTGGTGGACCTACAACATATACCAACTGCAATTGTTGCTTGGGATTCCTTGTTGATGTCACAGAATGCAGTGTATGTCCGAGTTGTTTTATAAACTTGAGGGCCTAAGTGTTTAAACagcaaaaaatatttcaaatctttaaatagaaaatgataaaccatttcattttctattgCTACAGACAAGGAATTGCCACGGATCAGAACAAAAGAATGCTTGATGATTCTATGAACCTCAAGGTTTGATGTCAagtaagaaaaaggaaaatccaAGGCTTTCCACATACTCGTTTCCTTTTAGTAATCGGACTTCTATTTTAGATGTCACTAATGCCTAGCATCAAAAGAAAACTGAGCAAGGCTTCATTCCCATGAACTTAATGTAGAGCTAAAAGGGGAGCACAATTCTTTTGAACTCAAAAGAATGCataagaaaatctcaaacttGAGCATAATGCTTTGGAGCCTCAAACTTAATAAAGAGCTAAAAGGATTTTGAACCAAAAACATAAATGAAGTACATAAGAAATCAGAAGACTTTGATCCCGAAAAGAAAAACGACAAAAGGAATCAAGGTATCGGGTAGAAAATTGGCATAGCAAAATCAAAGAGTCCAGGAAATAGTAATAGATTTGGCATGCTCATGCAGCATAGTCCACAAAATGCCACTTCAATACATGTCTAAACCCCATGTCTTTGGGAACCAGAAATGCACAGTTTTAACAAATATGAAACATCAACCAAGGTGATCATTACCATATTCCTCAAGTCTGGATTATGCAAGACACCGTATGCAGCCCATCTCGACCAAGACTCTAGCACAAGACCATCATACTCCATTTCTCTATTCATTAAGGAAATAATCCACACAACAAACAACATTAGAAACATTTGCATAATGCCTTATGTAACATTGTATACCAACAAAAGACCATGGAATAAGAAATCGGAGCTTACTTGCACTCAGTTACCATGAGATCAATAGCTTTAtccatttgtttcttctttttaagCAGCTCTGTAGGAAATGCTTCCAAAACTATTCTAGgtaatatctatatatatcaAAAACATATTTCATGATAATGAAAATTACTTTGCTAACAGGCATACAAATTatccctaaaaaataaaaataaaaaattaaacttatattaCCAAAGCATTTCCCCTCATTCTAAGCTCTGATATCCATCCTTTATCAGCATTATGTCTCCCTTCCAGAATCAAGCTGTTTCCATGGCTGGCAacgattttttcttttcaattttaaaaattttaaacaagtGCTAACTTCAGAGTGttaattcaaaattggatttaCCTTTTCAAATCATACCAAACAGGTGATAAGTGAGTAAACTTAGAATTAAACCTCTTTGCCATTTCATATCCCTTCGAATTCCTAcaaaacttttaatttcaaataaatattttttttcgttaaaaaattagGAAACTAAAAGCAACATTGAGATGATCTTACCATGGAGTAATGTAAGCCAATACCGGATAATCATAATTTCTTTGCGATTCATTTCCAGCTACGTTCGTATTCTCCtgaaattacttaaaatttcaaattttgatgaatataagttcaaattatataaatttcaatatggTTCTTACAGTGAGGATCTCCTGGAAATTAATATCAGTTTTGATGGGTCCTCGCTCCGTTATGACCGGT harbors:
- the LOC105763895 gene encoding uncharacterized protein LOC105763895; its protein translation is MARRRERRGEPSQDRRKERIGPETREEKLNDSDASERKLIGIFILFFIIIPAVSVLVYVYKYGSGTKRLEPVITERGPIKTDINFQEILTENTNVAGNESQRNYDYPVLAYITPWNSKGYEMAKRFNSKFTHLSPVWYDLKSHGNSLILEGRHNADKGWISELRMRGNALILPRIVLEAFPTELLKKKKQMDKAIDLMVTECKEMEYDGLVLESWSRWAAYGVLHNPDLRNMALKFIKQLGHTLHSVTSTRNPKQQLQLVYVVGPPHSDALQQHDFGPADLQSLSGSVDGFSLMTYDFSAPNNPGPNAPLNWIRFTLRLLLGSTGNNAQRLAPKIFLGINFYGNDFILSEGSGGAGAILGRDYLSLLEKHRPQLQWEKNSGEHFFVYFDDNNVRHAVFYPSLMSIYMRLEEARFWGTGISIWEIGQGLDYFFDLL
- the LOC105763896 gene encoding rhodanese-like domain-containing protein 4, chloroplastic, with product MKVLHPSPFTLLSVLYKPKNFPSSSASFASPPKAPPAFIKTPPAALHGGIVVLSSVFPTTLAKALSYDEALQQTTTSFSSDGVLDSVVNFISDNPTVVAGGAVALAVPLILSQVLKGSKPWGIETARSAYGKLGEDPNAQLLDIRGPKEFKDVGSPDIKGFGKKPVSIAFNGEDKLGFLKKLDLKFKEPENTTLFIIDKFNGNSELVAELVTVNGFKAAYAIKDGAEGPQGWMNSGLPWIPPKKGLDLSNLTETLSGAFGDESDGLSVTLGIAAATGLGLLAFSEIETILQVLGSAAIIQLLSKKLLFAEDRKKTLQQVDEFLSTKVAPNELVDDIKQIGVALIPTTTTSKALPAPTEANPEPKSEVSAEPPPQINAVPESESRAKGSSGTPRPLSPYPSYPDFKPPTSPTPSQP